The region TAATCGCTGGGTGAGCATCAATCGCTGGCTGCGCCGCCATTGCTCAATATGGATGTGGTGCCCACTGAGCAAGACTTCGGGTACAGCTTGCTCATTCCATATCTCTGGACGCGTGAAATGGGGGCAATCCAAAAGTCCATCCAACCCCGGATTAAAACTATCTTGCGCATGGCTTTCGGCATCACCAAGGACGCCTGGCTGCAGACGAGCCACCGCATCCAGCAAAGCCATTGCTGCAATTTCCCCACCCGAGAGCACAAAATCGCCCAGGCTGATTTGCTCGGTGACATGTGCATCTACAAACCGCTGATCAATGCCTTCGTAACGCCCACAAATCAGCACCGCCCCTTGACTAGCCGCCCAGTGGGTGACTTGGGCGTGATCCATCTTGCGCCCCAAAGGAGAAAAAAGTACCACAGGCACTTCTGCTTGGCGCTCAGCTTGAATGGCTAACAGACATTTTTTCAGCGGCTCGGCCATCATGACCATACCCGGTCCACCACCAAAAGGTCGATCATCTACCCGGCGGTAATTACCCTGCGCATGCTCTCGTGGATTAAAAAAATGCACATCCACCAAACCCGACGAATAAGCTCGTCGTGTGATGCCGGTGGCCAAAAATGGCACAAACAACTCCGGAAACAGCGTGACCACATCAAACCGCATGGCACCGCCTTCAGTAATCGAGTTGCCAGTCCACCAAAATTCGCCGCTCAGGCAAATTCACATCATCAATGTATTGCGCAACAAAAGGAATCATCCGGGACTCAGACTTTAAGTTTTTTGTATCTTCTATGACCAACACTGTTTGTGGCCCAGTGGACAAAAGCTCACTCACACAGCCCAAACTTTGCCCCTCCCGATTGATCACCTCGAGACCAATAAGATCAACCCAGTAATACTCATCTTCCTGAGCTGCAGGAAAACTTGATTTTGGAATAAAAATACGCGCACCGCGCAGGGAGTCCGCCACAGAGCGATCAACCACATCCTGGGCACATGCAACAACGGTACCTGAGTGGAGTTTGACTTCTTTGACATGCAAAGAACACACACCCTCAAAGGCTTTCACACCTTTTTCTGAGGGCAATAGATACCAGCGTTTGCATGAAAAAAGCGCCTCAGGATCGGCGCTATAGGGCAGTACCTTGAACCACCCTTTGATGCCCCAGGCATCAAAGACGCGCCCAACTTCAATTGCATCTGCCGGAAGTTCGGCAGCCTCAAGGCCGGGCAGCATCACTAAAAATCAGGCCGCTTTTTTGGCCAACTGATTCACCAAGCGCTCCACCGTAGGAGAAGCTTGAGCACCCACACTGCGCCAGTAAGTCAAGCGATCCTGTGCAATACGAATGCTTTCTTCGTTTGCCGTTGCAATGGGGTTGTAAAAACCAATGCGTTCAATGAAGCGACCATCACGGCGAGTCCGCTTGTCTGCAACAACAATATTAAAAAACGGGCGTGCTTTAGCACCGCCACGGGCGAGTCGAATGACGACCATGATTTATCCTTTGGGGAGTGGAAAATTTCCACGAAATTGGCACAAAATCTGGCGTTTGAGACACGCGACATAGCCACCCGGCTATGCGACACGACAGACAGCCGATCATTATATCAACTTCAGACACCATGCCCATCATCCGACCAAGCCAAGTCACTGACATTCCACAAATTACCCAAATTTACGCTAACCATGTCCGCCATGGGACAGGTACATTTGAAATAGATCCACCCACTGAAGATGACATGGCACAACGACGTGCAGATGTTTTGAGCAGACATCTGCCTTACATTGTGGTCGTCGAAGGCGAGCGTATTTTGGGATATGCGTACTGCAACTGGTTTAAACCCAGGCCAGCGTACCGCTATTGTGCAGAGGATTCGATTTACCTGGCTCCAGAATCTATCGGCAAAGGGTTGGGACGAATTCTTTTGGCCGAGCTCATCTATCAAGCCGAACTCTCCGGAGTGCGAAAACTCATCGCTGTGATTGGCGACTCGAACAACCTAGGTTCGATTAGAGTCCACCAAAGCACGGGTTTTAAGCATGTTGGCACACTTCAATCGTGCGGCTGGAAGTTTGAGCGCTGGCTGGATGTGGTGATGATGGAAAAATCCATCGGACAAGGCGATAGAACACGCCCAGATTGATCTCAAACGCTCATCCAAATGAGCAAACCTCACAAAATCTGCAAGCTGACCCAATAGGCCACTGCAGCGACAAAGGCGCTGGCAGGAATGGTCAGCACCCAAGCCCAAATGATGTTGCCAGCAACGCCCCAACGCACTGCACTGGCACGGCGCGTAGCACCCACTCCCACAATTGCACCCGTAATGGTATGCGTGGTGGAAACGGGAATACCCAAAGCTGTGGCCATGAACAACGTCAATGCCCCACCCGTTTCGGCACAAAAACCTCCTACTGGCTTAAGTTTGGTGATGCGCTGCCCCATGGTCTTCACAATCCGCCAACCACCCAGCATCGTACCCAGTCCAATCGCTGAATAACAAATCAAAATGACCCAATTGGGAGGCGAGCTGTCGCCCGAGTTGGCGTAACCTGTGGCGATCAGAAGCATCCAAATGAGACCAATGGTTTTTTGCGCATCATTACCACCATGCCCCAAGCTGTAGGCTCCAGCTGAAATCAATTGAAGACGACGAAACCACTTATCCACCTTCAGAGGACGAAAACCACGAAAAGCCCATGACACCACCACCATCATGAGCGAGCCTAACAAAAAACCAAGCAATGGCGACACAAAAATGAATACCACGGTTTTCATGATTCCTGCGACAAGCAATGCAGCCACTCCAGCCTTGGCAACGGCTGCACCGGCAATGCCGCCGATCAATGCATGTGATGAACTACTGGGGATACCGTAGTACCAAGTAATAAAGTTCCAGGTGATGGCACCAACGAGGGCACCAAACACCACATGGGTATCCACGATACCAGGCATCACAATACCTTTACCCACCGTGGCCGCCACACTCAAATGAAAAATGAAAATGGCAACAACATTAAAAAAGGCTGCAAAAACTACCGCCTGACCAGGCTTGAGCACCCCGGTAGACACCACAGTAGCGATAGAGTTGGCGGCATCATGAAATCCATTCATGAAATCAAACACCACAGCCATCAGCACCAAAACCACCACCACCCACAACGCAGCTTGTACAGTTTCCATGAATCAAACCTTGTTGCTAATCAAGAGTTTTCGAGGATGATGCCCTCGATCAAATTTGCCACATCTTCACAACGGTCTGTGATGGTTTCCAACAGCTCATAGATGGCTTTGAGCTTAATGACCTCGCGTACATCTGGCTCTTCCCGGAACAACTTGCTCATAGCTGTGCGCATCACACGATCTGCATCACTTTCCAATTTATCAATTTCGTCACAGGTTTTCAGGGCAGCTTCGGCAGTTGATGCTTCAGCAATCTTGTTCAGCAATTTGACTGCATCGCGCAGCCGTTCACAACACTTGACACTCAAATCAGTCAAACGAGTAATCTCTTCGGTCATGTGATGTACATCGTACAAAGCCATGGTTTCGGCCGAATCCTGAATCAAATCAGCCACGTCGTCCATGGTATTGATCAAGCTATGAATCTGCTCACGATCAATGGGAGTAATGAACGTCTTGTGAATCGCTTTGTTAACCTCATGGGTCACTCGATCAGCAGCACCTTCTGCATCATTGACTTGGCGATGGTATTTTGCGCGCAAATCCAGATCGTTGTAATTTTCAACCAGCTTAGAAAATGCCTGAGCAGCCGCAACGATATGGTCAGCGTGTTGATCAAAAAGAACAAAAAAATTCGTATCGCGCGGTAGCAATTTGCCAAAAAACACAGAAAACTCCTTGTGGGATGAGTTCGGCTGAGTGTCCAACCGATTAGGTATGAGTTTAACCGTCAGGTCTTGTCAGACGTCCAAAAACACAAAAGCACAACAGTTTTCACCATCGTGCTCTTGCATCTAAAAATTCCTGATCTCGTCACGAGATCAGGAACTAGCCCTCAGTTCAATTGACAGAAGCCGCTGCGTCGGTGTAGTCCTTTACCTTATCAAAGTTCAGATATTGATAAATCTTGCTGCTGGCAGCCGTGAGAACGCCCATATCAGCCATGTATTCAGCTTTAGTCGGGATACGACCCAGTTTGGAGCAAATAGCGGCCAACTCGGCGCTTCCCAAATACACATAACTGTTTTTGCCAAGGCGATTGGGGAAATTGCGCGTCGATGTCGACAAGACGGTGGCACCTTCTTTGACCTGCGCCTGGTTGCCCATACACAAGCTGCAACCAGGCATTTCCATACGTGCTCCAGCGCTGCCCAATACACCGTAGTGACCTTCCTCGCTAAGCTGTTTTGCATCCATCTTCGTCGGAGGTGCCATCCAAAGCTTGACTGGAATGTCGCGCTTGTTTTCAAGCAACTTAGAAGCGGCACGGAAATGTCCGATATTGGTCATGCAAGACCCAATGAACACTTCGTCAATTTTGGCACCGGCAACTTCAGACAATGTTTTGACATCATCTGGATCATTCGGGCAAGCCAAAATGGGTTCATGGATGTCAGCCAGATCAATTTCAATGACGCTGGCATATTCAGCATCAGCATCAGCCTTCAGCAGTTGAGGATCAGCCAGCCAGGCTTCCATGGCCTTGATACGGCGATTGATGGTGCGAACGTCTGAGTAACCATTGGCAATCATCCACTTGAGCATCACGATATTGCTATTGAGGTACTCAATGATTGGCTCTTTGTTCAGGTGCACAGTACAACCTGCAGCGCTACGCTCAGCCGACGCATCACTCAATTCAAACGCTTGTTCTACCTTGAGATCTGGCAGACCTTCAATTTCAAGAATGCGGCCCGAGAACACGTTTTTCTTACCTTGCTTGGCCACCGTCAATTCACCCGACTTGATCGCGTAAAGCGGAATGGCGTTGACCAGGTCACGCAGGGTAATTCCTGGCTGCATTTCACCTTTGAAACGCACCAACACACTCTCAGGCATATCCAATGGCATCACACCGGTAGCAGCACCAAACGCGACTAGGCCAGAACCAGCCGGGAAGCTGATACCAATTGGGAACCGAGTGTGGCTGTCACCCCCTGTACCGACGGTATCAGGCAACAACATGCGATTGAGCCAGCTATGGATGATGCCATCACCAGGGCGCAGAGGAATACCACCACGATTGCTCATGAATTCTGGCAACTCATGGTGCATTTTGACATCAACAGGTTTGGGGTAAGCAGCGGTATGACAGAACGACTGCATCACCAGATCAGCACTAAAGCCCAGACAGGCCAAATCTTTCAATTCGTCACGTGTCATCGGGCCAGTGGTGTCTTGAGAGCCAACACTGGTCATTTTGGGCTCGCAATAGGTACCAGGCACAACGCCTTGTCCTTCTGGCAAACCACAGGCGCGACCGACCATTTTTTGTGCCAATGTAAAGCCCTTGCCGGTGGCCTTGGGGTTTTGTGGCAAACGGAACAACGTGGACACCGGCAAGCCCAGTGCTTCACGAGCTTTGGCGGTCAACCCCCGTCCGATGATCAGCGGGATACGGCCGCCAGCACGCACTTCATCAAACAGCACTTCGCTCTTGACAGTGAACTCCGCAATAACTTTGCCGTCTTTGAGGGCCTTGCCTTCATAAGGACGCAGTTCAATGGTGTCGCCCATCCCCATCTGGCTGACATCAAGCTCAATCGGCAGCGCACCTGCATCTTCCATGGTGTTGTAGAAAATGGGCGCAATTTTGGAACCCAGGCAGACACCCCCAAAACGCTTGTTCGGAACAAACGGAATATCTTCCCCAGTGAACCACAACACGCTGTTGGTCGCTGATTTACGGCTGGAACCCGTGCCCACCACATCGCCCACATAGGCCACCAGATTGCCACGGGCACGTAAATCCTCAATGAACTTGACTGGGCCACGCTTGCCGTCTTCCTCTGGGGTAATACCATCACGCGCGTTTTTCAGCATGGCCATGGCGTGTAATGGAATATCGGGGCGGCTCCACGCATCAGGTGCAGGCGAAAGATCGTCGGTATTGGTTTCACCGGTCACCTTGAGGACGGTCAAGGTAATGCTTTGTGCCACTTCAGGGCGGCTGGTGAACCACTCGGCATCCGCCCAGCTTTGCAAAACAGCTTTGGCAAACGTGTTGCCTTTGTCGGCCTTTTCCTTGACATCATGAAACTGATCAAACATCAACAGTGTCTTTTTCAAACCTTCTGCCGCCACACCAGCCACGACCTCATCGTCCAGCAAGTCGATCATCGGTGTCAGGTTGTACCCACCGAGCATGGTGCCCAGCAATTCTGTGGCTTTTTCACGGCTGATCAGTGTGCATTTTTCAGTGCCATGTGCCACAGCAGCCAAATAGCTGGCTTTCACTTTGGCTGCATCATCCACGCCTGCGGGTACACGATGCGTAATGAGGTCGAGCAAAAAGGCTTCTTCGCCTGCGGGTGGATTTTTCAGCAGTTCAATCAACTCAGCAGTTTGTTGGGCATTGAGCGGCAAAGCGGGGATTCCGAGCGTAGCGCGCTCGGCAACGTGGGCACGGTAGGCCTGCAACATAGTGAACTCCTTCTAAATCTAAAAAATACAACGGCAAATAAAAACTTACTAAAACTGTTTACTGAACAGTTGACACGTGGGTTGCTTGCGCTTGAGTTGAACTCGACAAGTCCACAGCCAAAGGACTATCAAGCAAACTGGGGGGCGGTGACTTTTCCATCGCAGCTGCAAACGTAGCCTGGGCTGGTGTCATACAAGCATCAGCCAAGCGTATACCCAGCTTTTGACTCATTAACATGGATTTATTGGCCAGTTGCAACCAAACTGCACCAGCAATATTGTCTTCAAGGCGAATAGCTCCTGTACTGGAAACAACAGGAACCATTCGAAAACGAAATTTTTTAACACTGATATCGAAATAGCCTGGCAGCTTTGGGTCAACGGCGATAGTCACAGACTGCCCCATTTCACAACTAATACGCCCAACCTCAACCCGCTCCGCAATGGACAATTCGGCTGGAGAAAGTGCCTCCTCAGCTGCACGAGCACCGGCTGCCATTTGATTGGCCTGTGTTTTCAATTCCGCACGACTTTGAGAAGCTTTTTTAACTGGTTTCGACACCGAACCAGACTGAGGCACTTGAGCCAGTACCGCTGACGATGCCAATGCGCAAGCGCACAGCGCAACCCAACGCGTCACAACTCCCAAACCAACCGAAGACAAACATGATTTGCTCATAAAAGCTCTTTCAAATCTGGTAATTAACTTGTTCATGAACGGAAGAACTGTTGTGCAGGATCCTCATGGTGCAGCTTGGCAGTTTGATGCGCCCGCACCAGGATTTGCCAAAAAAACCGATAACTTGCACGGTCGTGCAAGACACCATCAACAGAAATAGGTGCCCAATCCGCCTTAAATGCTGAGCAAACAATCCGGCTGGCACGTTCAACTTCAACCTCATTGGGGGCAAAAGCCTTCAAAATTGGCCTGATTTGATCAGGATGGATACTCCACATTCGCCCGAACCCAAAAGCGCTACTGGCCCTGCGCGCTGCTGTTTCAAGAGCATCCGTATTTTTGAATTCAGTTACCACGCAATGGGATGCCACTTTACCAAAGGCATGACAAGCAGCAGCCACTTCAAGCTTGGCACGCACCACCAGTGGATGACTGAACTGATCCAAATCACCTGGCAAACTCTGGGCCGAAATACCCATAGCACTCGCAGGTATCAATCCACCATGAGCAGATACAAAATCCATCAACCCAAAACTTGCCGACTGCACCCTTGGGTGCGACACAATGGCAGCCACATTTTGCACAGCTGCAGGGGATTCAATCAGCACATGTATCGGCAAAGGCTCTTTTCGATGAGCGTATTGGGCCGCACGATCTACCGATTGCAGAGCACGCTCCACATCAGCCACCGAATCAACCTTCGGAATCATGACATGACACAAGGCTTGAGCAGCACCACCTACAATAATTTCTACATCTTGCTCGAAAGCCGGATGCTCCACCGGATGCACCCGAACTGCCACCCGTGAAAGACCTTCATTTGCTACATTTTTAATAGCTAATTGCGCTTTATTTAAGAGCGCCAAGACCATTAATGCATGGTCTTTTTCCGCACCAACTGGCGCACCGTCTTCGCAATCAAGCGTGACATCAAATACGCAGGCACCAAACTCCTCGGACAGTTCCGCCTGCATAACCAGACTTTTCTCCATCCGCGCTTCAACACCACAATAATGATCACATACCGGCAAAGGTGCCGCCATGGCAGCACCCAGCAATATGTCGCGCGGATGAGTCATCGAACCGTGCTCTTTGCTCAACAATTACAGCAGGTGAGCGACGCCAGCTTGTTCGTCCTGCAACTCTTTGAGTGTTTTATTAATGCACTCTTGGCTGAACGCGTCAATAGTTAAACCTTCCACCAGCTTGTATTCACCACCCTCGCAGGTCACAGGGAAACCAAACATGGTGTCTTTGGGAATACCGTATTCACCATTGGACGGAACACCCATCGTGACCCACTTGCCATTGGTGCCCAAAGCCCAGTCGTGCATGTGATCAATGGCGGCATTTGCAGCAGAGGCCGCCGATGACACGCCACGGGCTGCAATGATGGCCGCACCCCGCTTGCCCACAGTCGGCAAGAAGGTATTGGCATTCCAGTCGTGATCATTGATCATGTCTTTGACGCTTTCGCCATTGACGGTTGCAAAGCGGTAGTCGGCGTACATCGTCGGCGAGTGATTGCCCCACACCGCCATTTTTTCAATGTCAGCAACAGCTTTGCCAGTCTTGTCCGCCAATTGACTCAATGCACGGTTATGGTCCAGGCGCAGCATGGCGGTAAAGTTCTTGCGTGGCAGATCAGGAGCACTCTTCATCGCAATGTAAGCATTGGTATTGGCCGGGTTGCCCACCACCAACACCTTGACATTGCGGCTGGCCACAGCATTCAAAGCCTTACCTTGCGCAGTGAAAATTTCCGCATTCACAGCGAGAAGCTCGGCACGCTCCATGCCTGGGCCACGAGGACGCGAACCGATCAGCAAGGCGTAATCAACATCCTTGAATGCAGTCATCGGGTCGCTGTGAGCCTCGATACCAACGACCAATGGGAACGCACAGTCTTGCAACTCCATGATCACCCCTTGCAACGCTTGCTGAGCTTTCTCAACAGGAACTTCAAGCAGGCTCAAAACGACAGGTTGATCTTTACCCAGCATCTCGCCCGAGGCAATACGAAACAGAATGGCGTAACCAATTTGACCTGCAGCGCCGGTAACGGCAACACGAACGGGCTTTTTGCTCATGGTGGAATCTCCAAAAATGTTAAGAAAAATTCAGTGATTGAGAGGCACAAAACACAGCGCTGCACCTGTCAAGCTTTTCAAGTGTACTCTGGAAAATCCTGATTCGTCAATTTGTCTTATGTCTTATATAAGATATGATTCGCAAAAACGACAACCGTTAAAAATCGAGGCAAACCATCATGCAAACGTCTCCTGACAATGACTTGACAACGGCAGAACCCAGCGTACAGGCAAGCTCCCACACCACCGCTGCGTTTAGCCCTTTGTACCAGCAAATCAAGGGATTTATTCTCAACAGTTTGCATGCTGGCGAATGGAAGCCCGGTGAGTCCATACCTAGCGAAATGGAACTTGCCGCTCGCTTCAAAGTGAGTCAAGGCACCGTACGTAAAGCGATTGATGAACTGGCCTCTGAAAATCTACTTTTACGTCGACAAGGCAAAGGCACATTTGTAGCCACCCACGCAGAACAGCAAGTGCAATTTCGTTTTCTCAAACTTGTCCCGGACAGTGGCACACGTGGCAGCGAAGGCCCCGCTCAACGAGACATCATTGAATGCAGACGAAGCCGAGCTACGGCTGATGTAGCCCGCGCACTGGCACTGCGCACCGGAGATACCGTGTTGCAAGCCCGGCGTGTGCTGAGTTTTGGTGGATCTCCTATTATTCTGGAAGACATCTGGTTGCCAGCAGCGCCCTTTAAAGGATTGACTGCAGATAGGCTAGCCAACTACCAAGGCCCCATGTACGCACTTTTTGAAACAGAATTTAATGTGCGCATGGTCCGTGCCGAAGAAAATATTCGCGCCATACCGGCATCGGATGTGCATGAACTGCTACTCAAAGTAAAGCCAGGTACACCGTTGCTGAGCGTCGAACGTGTGGCATACACCTACAGAGACGAACCAATGGAACTTCGCCGTGGCTGCTACCGGACCGAAACACACCATTATCACAACACCCTGGGATGAAAAATAATTGAAATCCAACCTTCTTGTCAGATTGCAATAAGTTCCGAGAGAATTAACAAAAATTAACCGATGATCCCAACATCTTGACCGACAAAATTACCCGAGCTTGATGACACACAGGTGATTTTCTTGTTGCATTGCAATAGAATTTACAAGTGATCAGCATTCACTGGTTACCAAGCAGTTACTCAAAACATAGAAAGCAACGTATGTCTGACTCAGCGGCTAGCACAGCAAAAAAACGTCCCGAATTCCGCAACATCGACTTCCCCAGCCTAGTGAGCTACCGATGGCCCCTCGCCTCTCTGGCCTCCGGTATGCACCGGGTGAGCGGAGCCATCATGTTCTTCCTGATGCCATTCATCATCTGGATGTTTGACAACTCAATTTCTTCCGAAATTTCATTTCTGAAATTCAAAGCCGCCTTCAACGTCGGCATGTTGGGTTTACCTGGCTTCATCTGGAAACTGGTTGTACTCGGCTTGATTTGGGCAAGTCTTCACCACTTTATCGCTGGCTTGCGCCACCTCTGGATGGACACACACCACGAACACGTCTCCAAAGACTTTGGCCGTCAAACCGCTGCTGTCGTTTTGATTCTTACTCTTTCACTGACACTGGTACTGGGTGCCAAGCTGTTTGGTCTTTACTAATTTAGGAGCAACTCATGTCTGTAAATTACGGTTCACATCGCACAGTTGTTGGCGCACATTACGGCATGCGCGACTGGTTGTCGCAGCGCGTCACAGCAGTCATCATGGCACTTTTCACCGTGTTGGTGCTGGGACAGCTGATTTTGAGCAAAGGCCCTATTGGATATGAATTATGGGCCGGTATTTTTTCTCCTCAATGGATGAAGTCACTGACCTTCGTCGTAATCGCCTCGTTGCTATATCACGTGTGGGTAGGCATGCGCAACATCTTCATGGACTATGTAAAACCCTATGCTATTCGCTTTGTGATGCACGTGTTTGCCATTGTGTGGCTCACTGCATGTGCTGGCGGAGCCATTCAGGCCTTGTGGCGTTTGTAAAACGGTCTATTCAAGTCTAAAAGCTGGCCATCACAAACAAATCAGGTGGCTCGACATCCAACAACCAAGACAAAATTCATCATGACTGCAACCTCCAAACTTACCACGCGCAAATTTGATGTCGTCATCATTGGCGCAGGCGGCGCGGGTATGAGCGCGTCGCTGCAATTGGCCAACGCAGGCCTTAACGTGGCCGTTCTTTCCAAAGTTTTCCCAACACGATCACATACTGTTGCCGCTCAGGGTGGCATTGGTGCCAGCCTGGGCAACATGGCCGAAGACAACTGGCACTACCATTTTTACGACACCATCAAAGGTTCCGACTGGCTGGGTGATCAGGATGCCATTGAGTTCATGTGCCGCGAAGCCCCCAAGGTGGTGTATGAGCTGGAACACTTCGGCATGCCGTTTGACCGTAACCCGGACGGCACCATTTACCAACGTCCATTTGGAGGCCACTCCAGCAACTACGGTGAAAAACCGGTGCAACGCGCTTGTGCTGCTGCTGACCGCACGGGTCATGCCATGCTTCACACGCTGTATCAACAAAACGTCAAGGCGCGAACCAATTTCTTTGTGGAATGGATGGCGCTCGACCTGATTCGCGATGTGGATGGCGATGTGGTGGGTGTTACCGCCCTCGAAATGGAAACCGGTGAAGTTCACATCCTGCAAGCCAAAAGCGTCATGATGGCCTCCGGTGGCGCAGGACGTATTTTTGCAGCTTCCACCAATGCGTTCATCAACACAGGTGACGGTCTTGGCATGGCAGCCCGCGCGGGTATCCCCTTGCAAGACATGGAATTCTGGCAATTTCACCCCACCGGCGTGCACGGGGCCGGTGTGCTTCTGACTGAAGGTTGCCGTGGCGAAGGGGCCATTTTGCGCAACAGCAATGGCGAGCGCTTCATGGAGCGCTATGCCCCCACGATGAAGGATTTGGCACCCCGTGATTTCGTGTCGCGCTGCATGGATCAGGAAATCAAGGAAGGACGTGGATGCGGCCCCAACAAGAATTACATCAACCTGGACATGACACACTTGGGCGCAGACACCATCGCTCTGCGGCTGCCCAGTGTGCAAGAAATTGGTCACAACTTTGCCAACGTGGACATCACCAAAGAGCCTATCCCGGTGATTCCAACCAACCACTATCAGATGGGCGGGATTCCGAGCAGCATCAGTGGTCAGGTGGTTGTTCCCGATGGCACAGGTGCACAAAAAGTTGTCAATGGGCTGTACGCAGTCGGTGAGTGCTCTTGCGTAAGCGTCCACGGTGCCAACCGCCTGGGCACCAACTCCCTGCTCGACATTGTTGTGTTTGGTCGTGCGGCTGGCCTGCACATCATTGAATTCAACAATAAAAACAAAGAGCACAAACCTTTGCCCGAAAACGCAGCCGATATTTCCCTGGAACGGCTCAATCGCCTGAATTCAGCGAAAACAGGTGAATACGCGCAGACCGTGGCCAACGACATGCGTGACATCATGCAACAGCACGCCAGCGTGTTCCGCACTCAAGCCAGTATGGACGAAGGTGTCGTCAAAATTGGCAAACTAAGAGAGCGTGTTGGCAACATTACCCTCGCCGACAA is a window of Rhodoferax lithotrophicus DNA encoding:
- a CDS encoding HpcH/HpaI aldolase/citrate lyase family protein, which produces MTHPRDILLGAAMAAPLPVCDHYCGVEARMEKSLVMQAELSEEFGACVFDVTLDCEDGAPVGAEKDHALMVLALLNKAQLAIKNVANEGLSRVAVRVHPVEHPAFEQDVEIIVGGAAQALCHVMIPKVDSVADVERALQSVDRAAQYAHRKEPLPIHVLIESPAAVQNVAAIVSHPRVQSASFGLMDFVSAHGGLIPASAMGISAQSLPGDLDQFSHPLVVRAKLEVAAACHAFGKVASHCVVTEFKNTDALETAARRASSAFGFGRMWSIHPDQIRPILKAFAPNEVEVERASRIVCSAFKADWAPISVDGVLHDRASYRFFWQILVRAHQTAKLHHEDPAQQFFRS
- a CDS encoding DUF47 domain-containing protein produces the protein MFFGKLLPRDTNFFVLFDQHADHIVAAAQAFSKLVENYNDLDLRAKYHRQVNDAEGAADRVTHEVNKAIHKTFITPIDREQIHSLINTMDDVADLIQDSAETMALYDVHHMTEEITRLTDLSVKCCERLRDAVKLLNKIAEASTAEAALKTCDEIDKLESDADRVMRTAMSKLFREEPDVREVIKLKAIYELLETITDRCEDVANLIEGIILENS
- a CDS encoding GNAT family N-acetyltransferase, producing the protein MPIIRPSQVTDIPQITQIYANHVRHGTGTFEIDPPTEDDMAQRRADVLSRHLPYIVVVEGERILGYAYCNWFKPRPAYRYCAEDSIYLAPESIGKGLGRILLAELIYQAELSGVRKLIAVIGDSNNLGSIRVHQSTGFKHVGTLQSCGWKFERWLDVVMMEKSIGQGDRTRPD
- the rimM gene encoding ribosome maturation factor RimM (Essential for efficient processing of 16S rRNA), whose amino-acid sequence is MLPGLEAAELPADAIEVGRVFDAWGIKGWFKVLPYSADPEALFSCKRWYLLPSEKGVKAFEGVCSLHVKEVKLHSGTVVACAQDVVDRSVADSLRGARIFIPKSSFPAAQEDEYYWVDLIGLEVINREGQSLGCVSELLSTGPQTVLVIEDTKNLKSESRMIPFVAQYIDDVNLPERRILVDWQLDY
- a CDS encoding inorganic phosphate transporter; translated protein: METVQAALWVVVVLVLMAVVFDFMNGFHDAANSIATVVSTGVLKPGQAVVFAAFFNVVAIFIFHLSVAATVGKGIVMPGIVDTHVVFGALVGAITWNFITWYYGIPSSSSHALIGGIAGAAVAKAGVAALLVAGIMKTVVFIFVSPLLGFLLGSLMMVVVSWAFRGFRPLKVDKWFRRLQLISAGAYSLGHGGNDAQKTIGLIWMLLIATGYANSGDSSPPNWVILICYSAIGLGTMLGGWRIVKTMGQRITKLKPVGGFCAETGGALTLFMATALGIPVSTTHTITGAIVGVGATRRASAVRWGVAGNIIWAWVLTIPASAFVAAVAYWVSLQIL
- the acnB gene encoding bifunctional aconitate hydratase 2/2-methylisocitrate dehydratase, which translates into the protein MLQAYRAHVAERATLGIPALPLNAQQTAELIELLKNPPAGEEAFLLDLITHRVPAGVDDAAKVKASYLAAVAHGTEKCTLISREKATELLGTMLGGYNLTPMIDLLDDEVVAGVAAEGLKKTLLMFDQFHDVKEKADKGNTFAKAVLQSWADAEWFTSRPEVAQSITLTVLKVTGETNTDDLSPAPDAWSRPDIPLHAMAMLKNARDGITPEEDGKRGPVKFIEDLRARGNLVAYVGDVVGTGSSRKSATNSVLWFTGEDIPFVPNKRFGGVCLGSKIAPIFYNTMEDAGALPIELDVSQMGMGDTIELRPYEGKALKDGKVIAEFTVKSEVLFDEVRAGGRIPLIIGRGLTAKAREALGLPVSTLFRLPQNPKATGKGFTLAQKMVGRACGLPEGQGVVPGTYCEPKMTSVGSQDTTGPMTRDELKDLACLGFSADLVMQSFCHTAAYPKPVDVKMHHELPEFMSNRGGIPLRPGDGIIHSWLNRMLLPDTVGTGGDSHTRFPIGISFPAGSGLVAFGAATGVMPLDMPESVLVRFKGEMQPGITLRDLVNAIPLYAIKSGELTVAKQGKKNVFSGRILEIEGLPDLKVEQAFELSDASAERSAAGCTVHLNKEPIIEYLNSNIVMLKWMIANGYSDVRTINRRIKAMEAWLADPQLLKADADAEYASVIEIDLADIHEPILACPNDPDDVKTLSEVAGAKIDEVFIGSCMTNIGHFRAASKLLENKRDIPVKLWMAPPTKMDAKQLSEEGHYGVLGSAGARMEMPGCSLCMGNQAQVKEGATVLSTSTRNFPNRLGKNSYVYLGSAELAAICSKLGRIPTKAEYMADMGVLTAASSKIYQYLNFDKVKDYTDAAASVN
- the rpsP gene encoding 30S ribosomal protein S16; the protein is MVVIRLARGGAKARPFFNIVVADKRTRRDGRFIERIGFYNPIATANEESIRIAQDRLTYWRSVGAQASPTVERLVNQLAKKAA
- the trmD gene encoding tRNA (guanosine(37)-N1)-methyltransferase TrmD encodes the protein MRFDVVTLFPELFVPFLATGITRRAYSSGLVDVHFFNPREHAQGNYRRVDDRPFGGGPGMVMMAEPLKKCLLAIQAERQAEVPVVLFSPLGRKMDHAQVTHWAASQGAVLICGRYEGIDQRFVDAHVTEQISLGDFVLSGGEIAAMALLDAVARLQPGVLGDAESHAQDSFNPGLDGLLDCPHFTRPEIWNEQAVPEVLLSGHHIHIEQWRRSQRLMLTQRLRPELIDQARRAGHLSKSDEVTLSRYNAGLTDPL